The following proteins are co-located in the Bradyrhizobium sp. AZCC 2176 genome:
- the acdA gene encoding 3-sulfinopropanoyl-CoA desulfinase has protein sequence MDMKLSPEQMKLRSAARELAESEFAPKAAEVDRTEAYPFDNVAALKAAGFMGYTIPESYGGRGGSYFEAALIIEEMARVCGATGRITVEANMGAISAVMQYGTEKQKRLGADLVLSGDKPAICITEPEAGSAATEMTTRADKHGNTYVIRGKKHWITGGGVSRLHLIFARVFDERGEEQGIGGFLALKGAPGLIIGKREPAMGLRGIPETEIIFEDLEIPEDMLVLPPRGLRRGFADLIDAYNSQRVGAGTVALGLAQGAFEKAMTFVKERKQFGRPIAEFQGLQWMLADMAVALNAARLSLHQAALSADPFPDPLLAAQAKIIASETANAVTNQALQLFGARGYSRDYPLERMVRDARMFTIAGGTAQVLRTLVASRILDTKIPQTRNGYLEAVHAPSLAAK, from the coding sequence ATGGATATGAAACTGTCGCCCGAGCAAATGAAGCTCCGCAGCGCGGCGCGTGAATTGGCCGAATCCGAATTCGCGCCGAAGGCGGCGGAGGTCGATCGAACCGAAGCCTACCCTTTCGACAACGTGGCCGCTCTGAAGGCCGCGGGCTTCATGGGCTACACAATTCCGGAATCCTATGGCGGCCGGGGCGGCAGTTACTTCGAGGCCGCCCTGATCATCGAAGAAATGGCGCGGGTATGCGGGGCGACAGGCCGCATTACGGTCGAGGCCAACATGGGCGCCATCTCTGCGGTCATGCAGTATGGCACCGAGAAGCAGAAGCGGCTGGGAGCCGATCTCGTTCTTTCCGGCGACAAGCCGGCGATTTGCATCACCGAGCCGGAAGCCGGATCGGCGGCGACCGAGATGACGACGCGCGCAGACAAGCATGGCAACACCTACGTGATCCGAGGCAAGAAGCACTGGATCACGGGGGGCGGGGTCTCCAGGCTGCATCTGATTTTCGCCCGGGTATTCGACGAGCGGGGCGAAGAGCAGGGGATCGGCGGCTTCCTCGCCCTCAAGGGGGCGCCCGGCCTGATCATCGGCAAGCGCGAGCCCGCAATGGGCCTTCGCGGCATCCCCGAGACAGAGATCATTTTCGAAGACCTGGAAATCCCTGAGGATATGCTGGTGCTGCCGCCGCGCGGGCTTCGGCGCGGATTTGCGGACCTCATCGACGCTTATAACAGCCAGCGGGTGGGCGCCGGAACGGTCGCGCTCGGGCTCGCACAGGGGGCGTTCGAGAAGGCCATGACCTTCGTGAAGGAGCGCAAGCAGTTCGGACGGCCGATCGCCGAATTTCAGGGCCTGCAGTGGATGCTGGCCGACATGGCGGTAGCGCTCAATGCCGCGAGGCTGTCGCTTCACCAGGCTGCGCTTAGCGCCGATCCGTTCCCGGATCCTCTGCTCGCGGCGCAGGCGAAGATCATCGCATCCGAGACGGCCAACGCGGTTACGAACCAGGCACTGCAGCTCTTCGGCGCCAGGGGCTACTCGCGGGATTATCCGCTCGAACGCATGGTTCGGGATGCCCGCATGTTCACGATTGCCGGCGGCACGGCGCAGGTGCTGAGGACATTGGTGGCGTCAAGGATTCTCGACACCAAAATCCCGCAGACCCGCAACGGATATTTGGAGGCGGTTCATGCTCCGTCCCTCGCGGCGAAGTAA
- a CDS encoding arsenate-mycothiol transferase ArsC codes for MKLRQVLFLCTGNYYRSRFAEEMFNHEARRTGLNWRASSRGLALEPSPENVGAISMFALQALNDRSISPAERFPVVCMIDDLESADRVIALKEAEHRLILEKRFPGWENRTSYWHVDDIDVAEPADTIATIDQLVHELIKDCQKDNG; via the coding sequence ATGAAGCTTCGCCAGGTTCTCTTTTTATGTACAGGAAATTACTATCGAAGCCGCTTCGCAGAAGAGATGTTCAATCACGAAGCGCGCAGAACTGGCCTGAACTGGCGGGCGTCTTCACGGGGTCTCGCCCTCGAGCCGTCGCCTGAAAACGTCGGTGCGATCTCAATGTTCGCGCTCCAAGCACTGAACGATCGCAGTATCTCACCAGCCGAACGGTTTCCGGTCGTTTGTATGATCGACGATTTAGAATCGGCTGATCGCGTAATCGCATTAAAAGAGGCGGAGCATCGCCTCATTCTTGAGAAGAGATTTCCAGGGTGGGAGAACCGAACGTCATATTGGCATGTCGACGATATCGATGTGGCCGAGCCAGCCGATACGATCGCAACGATCGATCAACTCGTGCATGAACTGATTAAGGACTGTCAAAAAGACAATGGATAA
- a CDS encoding acyltransferase family protein: MKSSRIRGFDGLRALSFLLVFISHKAPSPVSDRYGTAGVWVFFVLSGFLIVRILAETRGRIDVGRSNFRSSLSRFYVRRTARIFPVYYVLLAVVTVASLWGLVEVGSPARQLSNWFYLSNIYIGLNGWETRLGHLWSLAVEEQFYLLFAPLALACPSRQLHVACFSILGASFAAHAYFLFTGASDAKFDTDSFVNFGLMAIGGLAGLSADRPLPRLLRGDGPLALTLALILAMPVLFSSTAAWIHFGRLSCVLNGLLLVQIYQRQNGHITRILDLYPIQQLGIISYAAYLFHPLINLSELADYLGYHVDIRRSLTMLADLAATVMLAFASWRTLEQPVRRWLVAQSEQRDRGMSGAIEKG, encoded by the coding sequence ATGAAAAGCTCTCGCATCCGCGGTTTTGATGGCCTTAGGGCGCTGTCGTTTTTGCTCGTATTCATCAGTCACAAGGCGCCCTCGCCCGTCAGCGATCGATACGGAACGGCCGGCGTTTGGGTCTTCTTCGTGCTCAGCGGATTCCTGATCGTACGGATATTGGCTGAGACGCGCGGAAGAATCGACGTCGGACGAAGCAATTTCCGCTCCAGCCTTTCTCGGTTTTACGTCAGGCGAACCGCGCGAATTTTTCCGGTATATTATGTGCTCCTCGCCGTTGTAACGGTGGCGAGCCTGTGGGGTTTGGTGGAAGTTGGCAGTCCTGCGCGCCAGTTGTCTAATTGGTTCTATCTGTCGAATATCTACATCGGGCTGAATGGCTGGGAGACACGGCTGGGACACTTGTGGAGTCTGGCCGTCGAGGAGCAATTCTACCTTCTGTTTGCACCGCTCGCGCTCGCCTGCCCGTCGCGTCAATTGCATGTTGCCTGCTTCTCGATCCTTGGCGCCAGCTTTGCGGCGCATGCTTACTTTCTTTTCACGGGCGCCTCAGATGCGAAGTTCGACACGGACTCTTTTGTCAACTTCGGATTGATGGCCATTGGCGGTCTGGCGGGGCTCTCGGCCGACAGACCGCTGCCCCGGCTCCTGAGAGGAGACGGACCGCTGGCACTCACGCTTGCGCTTATCCTCGCGATGCCCGTCTTGTTCAGCTCGACCGCGGCCTGGATACATTTTGGGCGCTTGAGTTGTGTCCTCAACGGACTGCTGCTGGTGCAAATCTACCAACGGCAGAACGGACATATCACGAGGATTCTTGATCTATATCCAATCCAGCAATTGGGCATCATCAGCTACGCCGCATACTTGTTTCATCCGTTGATCAATCTGTCTGAATTGGCAGATTATCTTGGCTACCACGTCGATATTCGCCGCTCATTGACCATGTTGGCCGACCTGGCTGCGACCGTCATGCTGGCTTTCGCCTCGTGGCGAACTCTCGAGCAACCCGTGCGAAGATGGCTGGTTGCCCAGTCTGAACAAAGGGACCGCGGCATGTCGGGGGCCATTGAAAAGGGATAA